Proteins encoded in a region of the Roseateles sp. SL47 genome:
- a CDS encoding esterase/lipase family protein, whose product MNGLLHRLTSLFRCFGGSLLTAWATYRYGLGVGVGVLALFVAGPALVMLPSFLALRFFPPAPGLPVAAWADLFHAWWREVVVVTRVFSWDQPWAEHRCPDHLPSGTTAPRGVLLLHGYSCNRGLWNHWMKRLREDDIPFIAVTLEPAFGSIDSYAPTIEAAMRQLQTLCGRPPLIVAHSMGGLSARAWWRSVGHAPDRIHRILSLGTPHHGTALARLGTTVNARQMRGDSPWLLQLASEEPDTLGGHFECIYGHCDQIVFPSETAVLPGARVVHLAARGHLQLVFEPEAYDRAISLIHTVEAGPGVRPLPSAHRAGSDPARYSQTTP is encoded by the coding sequence ATGAACGGCCTTCTCCACCGCCTCACCTCCCTGTTTCGCTGCTTCGGCGGTAGCCTGCTGACGGCCTGGGCCACCTATCGCTATGGGCTCGGCGTGGGCGTCGGTGTTCTGGCGCTGTTTGTGGCCGGGCCGGCCTTGGTGATGCTTCCCAGCTTCCTGGCCCTGCGATTTTTTCCGCCGGCGCCCGGCCTTCCGGTGGCCGCTTGGGCAGACCTGTTCCACGCCTGGTGGCGCGAAGTGGTGGTGGTCACCCGGGTATTCAGTTGGGACCAGCCTTGGGCCGAACATCGTTGTCCGGACCACCTGCCCTCCGGCACCACGGCCCCTCGTGGCGTGCTCCTGCTGCATGGGTACAGCTGCAACCGCGGTTTGTGGAATCACTGGATGAAGCGTCTGCGCGAGGACGACATCCCCTTCATCGCGGTGACCCTGGAACCCGCCTTCGGCTCGATCGACAGCTATGCGCCGACCATTGAAGCCGCCATGCGGCAACTTCAAACGCTCTGCGGCCGCCCGCCGCTGATCGTTGCCCATAGCATGGGTGGCTTGAGCGCACGCGCCTGGTGGCGCAGCGTCGGCCACGCGCCGGACCGCATCCATCGCATCCTGAGCTTGGGCACACCGCACCATGGCACTGCGCTGGCGCGCCTGGGTACCACCGTCAACGCCCGACAAATGCGGGGAGATTCACCCTGGTTGCTGCAACTGGCCAGCGAAGAGCCCGACACCCTGGGCGGGCACTTCGAATGCATCTATGGCCACTGCGACCAGATTGTGTTTCCCTCGGAAACCGCCGTGCTGCCCGGGGCGCGCGTGGTGCACCTGGCGGCACGCGGCCACTTGCAGCTGGTGTTCGAACCCGAGGCCTACGACCGCGCGATCTCGCTGATCCACACGGTCGAGGCCGGGCCGGGGGTCAGGCCTCTGCCTTCAGCACACCGCGCCGGATCTGATCCAGCTCGATACTCTCAAACAACGCCTTGA
- the hppD gene encoding 4-hydroxyphenylpyruvate dioxygenase, translating into MAFTPWDNPMGTDGFEFIEFAAPDPAALGELFTSMGFVAVARHRHKNVTLYRQGEVNFIVNAETDAFAQRFARLHGPSICAIAFRVKDAAYAYRRALELGAWGFDNKAGPMELNIPAIKGIGDSLIYFVDRWQGKNGAAPGEIGNISIYDVDFVPLLDAQGQPVESRPKGHGLTYIDHLTHNVFRGRMKEWAEFYERLFNFREVRYFDIEGKLTGLKSKAMTSPCGKIRIPINESSDDKSQIAEYLDLYHGEGIQHVALGTDNIYATVEGMKSTGVQFQDTIDTYYDLVIKRLPEHQEPLDELRRLCILIDGAAHQGAPHELLLQIFTKEVIGPIFFELIQRKGNEGFGEGNFKALFESIELDQIRRGVLKAEA; encoded by the coding sequence ATGGCCTTCACCCCTTGGGACAACCCGATGGGCACCGATGGATTCGAGTTCATCGAGTTCGCTGCCCCTGATCCTGCTGCCCTGGGTGAATTGTTCACCTCCATGGGGTTTGTGGCCGTTGCGCGCCACCGCCACAAGAATGTGACGCTGTATCGGCAGGGCGAGGTGAATTTCATCGTCAACGCCGAGACCGATGCATTCGCCCAGCGCTTTGCGCGCCTGCATGGCCCCTCCATCTGCGCCATCGCCTTCCGGGTGAAGGACGCCGCTTATGCGTATCGCCGCGCGTTGGAACTCGGCGCCTGGGGCTTTGACAACAAGGCCGGCCCGATGGAGCTGAATATTCCCGCCATCAAGGGCATTGGCGATTCGCTGATCTATTTTGTGGACCGGTGGCAGGGCAAAAACGGCGCGGCACCGGGGGAGATCGGCAACATCAGCATCTATGACGTGGATTTCGTGCCGCTGCTGGATGCGCAAGGCCAACCGGTCGAGTCCCGCCCCAAGGGCCATGGGCTGACCTATATCGATCACCTGACCCACAACGTGTTCCGGGGTCGGATGAAGGAGTGGGCGGAGTTCTATGAGCGCCTCTTCAACTTCCGTGAGGTGCGCTACTTCGATATTGAAGGCAAGTTGACCGGGCTGAAGTCCAAGGCCATGACCAGCCCCTGCGGCAAGATCCGCATCCCCATCAACGAGAGCAGCGACGACAAGAGTCAGATTGCGGAATACCTGGACCTGTATCACGGTGAAGGGATTCAGCACGTGGCGCTGGGCACGGACAACATTTACGCCACGGTGGAGGGTATGAAGTCCACCGGCGTGCAGTTCCAGGACACCATTGACACCTACTACGACTTGGTGATCAAGCGCTTGCCGGAGCACCAGGAACCGCTGGACGAGCTGCGCCGCCTATGCATCCTGATTGACGGCGCCGCGCATCAGGGTGCGCCTCATGAGTTGTTGCTGCAGATCTTCACCAAGGAAGTGATCGGCCCGATCTTCTTCGAGTTGATCCAGCGCAAGGGGAATGAAGGTTTTGGCGAAGGCAACTTCAAGGCGTTGTTTGAGAGTATCGAGCTGGATCAGATCCGGCGCGGTGTGCTGAAGGCAGAGGCCTGA
- a CDS encoding Lrp/AsnC family transcriptional regulator gives MDKQIELDAIDRRILHALQADGRITFDALAAEANLSASAVLRRVRRLEEAGVIAGYVALVNPERVGLGLTAYINVRLEKHTESHKRNPMDLFRAAVQTWPEVVECSALTGDMDYLLRVLVEDMAHYARFITETLLKHPSVQDCKTSFVLDRLKNTTAIPV, from the coding sequence ATGGACAAGCAGATCGAGCTTGATGCGATCGACCGACGCATCCTCCACGCCCTCCAGGCGGACGGACGCATCACTTTCGACGCCCTGGCAGCGGAGGCCAATCTGTCGGCCTCGGCGGTACTGCGCCGGGTGCGTCGGCTGGAGGAGGCCGGTGTGATCGCGGGTTATGTGGCCCTGGTCAATCCCGAGCGGGTGGGGCTGGGGCTGACGGCCTACATCAATGTGCGGCTTGAAAAGCACACTGAAAGCCACAAACGGAACCCCATGGACCTGTTTCGTGCGGCCGTCCAGACCTGGCCGGAAGTGGTGGAGTGTTCCGCCCTGACGGGGGACATGGACTATCTCTTGCGGGTGCTGGTGGAAGACATGGCGCACTACGCGCGCTTCATTACCGAAACCCTGCTCAAGCATCCCAGCGTGCAGGACTGCAAGACGAGTTTTGTTCTGGACCGCCTGAAAAACACCACCGCCATCCCGGTGTGA
- a CDS encoding HDOD domain-containing protein encodes MSDLTPVPVPAPPAQPMLERPLRDLSAWTDHLRRTTIPVLASTSEQLELWRSNEDAADAHLLGEILNKDPLMTLKLLAHAASQRSSRLLTDAETVTAALVLLGITPFFKAFGPQPTVEERLADRPEAMAGLQRVLLRAERAARFALGFAAHRADPDAEVIHSAALLHDFSEMLLWCEAPSLALEIQRVQTADPTLRSNVAQKQVLNIELGDLEQALMKAWRLPELLAHITNDKKGRDPQVRCVMLAVRLARHTANGWDNPAIPDDLAEIGEMLTLSPSHTLKLLHEVDGTPV; translated from the coding sequence ATGAGCGACCTGACTCCCGTCCCTGTGCCGGCTCCCCCGGCCCAGCCCATGCTGGAGCGGCCGCTTCGCGACCTGTCTGCGTGGACCGACCACCTTCGCCGTACGACTATTCCAGTCCTGGCGAGTACCAGCGAGCAGCTGGAGCTGTGGCGATCCAATGAAGACGCAGCCGATGCCCATCTGCTGGGGGAGATCCTCAACAAGGACCCCCTCATGACGCTGAAGCTGCTGGCGCACGCGGCGTCACAGCGGTCCAGCCGGCTGCTGACCGATGCAGAGACGGTCACAGCCGCGCTGGTGCTGCTGGGCATCACGCCCTTCTTCAAGGCCTTTGGGCCGCAGCCCACGGTGGAGGAGCGTCTGGCCGACCGGCCGGAAGCAATGGCCGGACTGCAGCGCGTGCTGCTGCGCGCCGAGCGTGCGGCTCGTTTTGCACTGGGCTTCGCGGCCCACCGGGCCGACCCGGACGCGGAAGTGATCCACAGCGCAGCACTACTGCATGATTTTTCGGAGATGCTGCTGTGGTGCGAGGCCCCTTCCCTGGCGCTGGAGATTCAGCGTGTGCAGACGGCCGACCCGACACTGCGCAGCAATGTGGCGCAGAAGCAGGTGTTGAATATCGAGCTGGGCGATCTGGAGCAGGCGTTGATGAAGGCTTGGCGTCTGCCGGAATTGCTGGCCCACATCACCAACGACAAGAAGGGGCGTGACCCGCAGGTGCGATGCGTGATGCTGGCCGTGCGCCTCGCCCGCCATACCGCGAACGGGTGGGACAACCCGGCCATTCCGGACGACCTCGCCGAGATCGGGGAGATGCTCACGCTGTCGCCTTCTCACACGCTCAAACTCCTGCACGAGGTGGACGGCACGCCAGTCTGA
- a CDS encoding fumarylacetoacetate hydrolase family protein yields MKFVSFSQAGTDSYGFIRGEGIVDLGQREHGHSTLKSLIAAGKLQEVAQRYAATPADVPLSEITLLPVIPDPGTIACIGHNYEEHRIETQRDPTEHPSIFFRHPESLRGAGQSLIRPIESTQLDYEGELAVVIGRSGRRIPEAHAWEHVAGLACFNDGSVRDWQHHSRQFGPGKNFAGTAGFGPWLVTIDELPDDRVMALTTRLNGKVVQYAKTDQMIFPIPTLIAYLSTFMTLRAGDVIVTGTPGGVGVKRNPPLWLQPGDSVEVEISSVGLLKNSVIQEA; encoded by the coding sequence ATGAAATTCGTATCTTTCAGCCAGGCCGGGACTGACTCCTATGGCTTCATCCGGGGCGAAGGCATTGTTGACTTGGGCCAACGCGAACACGGGCATTCCACACTGAAGTCGCTCATCGCAGCGGGCAAGCTTCAGGAGGTGGCCCAGCGGTACGCCGCTACCCCTGCGGATGTTCCCCTGTCTGAGATCACTCTGCTTCCGGTCATCCCGGACCCTGGCACGATTGCATGCATTGGCCACAACTATGAAGAGCATCGGATCGAAACGCAGCGCGACCCGACGGAACATCCTTCGATCTTTTTCCGACATCCTGAGTCCCTGCGTGGTGCGGGCCAGTCGCTGATTCGGCCCATCGAATCCACCCAGTTGGACTACGAGGGAGAGCTGGCCGTCGTGATCGGCCGGTCGGGCCGACGCATCCCGGAAGCCCACGCCTGGGAGCATGTCGCTGGACTCGCGTGCTTCAATGATGGGAGTGTGCGCGACTGGCAGCATCATTCGCGCCAGTTCGGCCCCGGGAAGAACTTCGCGGGGACTGCTGGGTTCGGTCCCTGGCTGGTGACGATCGATGAGCTTCCTGACGATCGGGTCATGGCGCTGACAACGCGCCTGAATGGCAAGGTCGTTCAATACGCGAAGACCGATCAGATGATCTTCCCCATCCCGACACTGATCGCCTATTTGTCGACGTTCATGACGCTTCGTGCCGGCGATGTGATTGTCACTGGCACGCCGGGAGGGGTGGGCGTCAAGCGCAATCCTCCCCTCTGGTTGCAGCCGGGAGATAGCGTGGAGGTGGAGATCTCGTCCGTAGGGCTGCTCAAGAATTCCGTCATCCAAGAAGCCTGA
- a CDS encoding bifunctional 3-(3-hydroxy-phenyl)propionate/3-hydroxycinnamic acid hydroxylase, producing the protein MGRGHHAQLRGAVMTALTSWDVIVVGAGPVGLTLANLLAMRGVRTLVLERNTSLEPEPRAVTLDDESMRTFQGAGLLDEVMKDLVQGYGVQYFDWRSRPLASILPTRQEYGFPKRNAFRQPLLVTTLLKGLRRFDAVEVRFGHELLSLVQTDNEVACTVKTASGTTETIRAHWLVGCDGGRSTVRTLCQVALDGSTFAERWLIVDLAQRTVPLRHTQTYCDPRRPAIRLPGPGGAVRYEFMLRPGDHDDQVLDESTFRRWIAHRVPEDASLPLVRKAIYGFHARVATRWKIGRVLLAGDAAHLTPPFAGQGLNSGIRDATNLAWKLADVLHQRADASLLDTYEVERRPHAAALIQMALKIGAFMQPKSIAGAVLAQTALRLACLIPTCRNYILQLKFKPKPRYAAGYFLASATHAGAELLPQPEVQRSGIHSGIRLDELLGSGFAVIGFDSPTFRAAARLALPAGQTGAVIGLIHRDDDFLSPAIAAGMTVVRDGGGELGRFLTDSTAAAVVVRPDRYTYRFLSDADLRELATSQATSQADVIPQPLLHRAPSVEASHEAS; encoded by the coding sequence ATGGGGCGTGGCCATCATGCGCAGTTGAGGGGTGCTGTCATGACCGCCCTCACATCCTGGGACGTCATCGTCGTTGGCGCAGGTCCGGTAGGCCTGACCCTGGCCAACCTGCTCGCCATGCGTGGCGTCCGTACGCTCGTCCTGGAGCGCAACACAAGCCTGGAGCCCGAACCACGCGCCGTCACGCTTGACGACGAGAGCATGCGCACCTTTCAAGGTGCAGGTCTGCTTGATGAAGTCATGAAGGACCTGGTTCAGGGTTACGGGGTCCAATACTTCGACTGGAGAAGCCGGCCGCTTGCCTCGATTTTGCCCACGCGGCAGGAATACGGATTCCCGAAGCGGAATGCGTTCCGTCAACCGCTGCTGGTCACAACCCTGTTAAAGGGGTTGCGGCGATTCGATGCGGTAGAGGTTCGATTCGGACACGAGTTGCTCTCGTTGGTACAGACGGACAACGAAGTCGCCTGCACAGTGAAAACAGCCAGCGGGACGACCGAGACCATCCGCGCCCACTGGCTGGTGGGCTGCGACGGCGGCCGCAGTACCGTGCGGACCTTATGTCAGGTCGCACTGGACGGCAGCACTTTTGCCGAGCGGTGGCTCATTGTCGATCTCGCGCAGCGCACGGTGCCTCTCAGGCACACCCAGACTTATTGCGATCCTCGTCGGCCCGCGATCAGACTGCCCGGACCGGGCGGCGCGGTGCGCTACGAATTCATGCTTCGGCCCGGGGACCACGATGACCAGGTCCTGGACGAGTCCACGTTCCGCCGCTGGATCGCCCACCGGGTGCCTGAGGACGCGTCACTGCCGCTGGTGCGCAAGGCCATCTATGGATTCCATGCTCGTGTTGCAACACGCTGGAAGATTGGACGGGTGCTACTGGCCGGTGATGCCGCCCACCTCACGCCACCGTTTGCGGGTCAAGGCCTCAACAGCGGCATCCGGGACGCCACCAATCTGGCCTGGAAACTGGCCGACGTGCTGCATCAGCGTGCAGACGCTTCATTGCTCGACACTTACGAAGTCGAGCGGCGGCCGCACGCGGCTGCGTTGATCCAGATGGCGCTCAAGATCGGCGCCTTCATGCAGCCCAAGTCGATCGCGGGGGCGGTGCTTGCTCAAACCGCCCTGCGTCTGGCCTGCCTCATTCCCACCTGCCGCAACTACATCCTCCAGTTGAAGTTCAAGCCGAAACCTCGGTATGCAGCGGGCTACTTCCTGGCCTCGGCGACCCACGCGGGCGCTGAACTACTGCCTCAACCGGAGGTGCAGCGCTCCGGCATTCATTCAGGCATCCGCCTGGACGAGCTGCTGGGGTCCGGTTTTGCGGTCATCGGTTTCGATAGCCCGACATTCCGGGCCGCCGCCCGACTTGCATTGCCGGCCGGACAAACGGGCGCTGTCATTGGCCTGATCCATCGCGACGACGACTTCCTGTCCCCCGCAATCGCAGCGGGTATGACGGTAGTGAGAGATGGCGGCGGGGAACTCGGCAGGTTCTTGACGGACAGCACCGCAGCGGCCGTTGTGGTTCGCCCGGATCGCTATACCTATCGCTTTCTCTCCGACGCCGACCTGCGCGAACTAGCCACTTCACAGGCCACTTCACAGGCTGACGTGATTCCCCAACCCCTTTTGCATCGAGCGCCGTCTGTTGAGGCGTCACACGAGGCTTCCTGA
- a CDS encoding VOC family protein — MEIGASLAGIELLVGNPEAAASFYRTTFGLVPEKEGHALACSAPGRALRFSKGPSGQLRRASFRFASDKSFSAHRTAVIEREVALLEDEPGAFTVMDPEGRQIQFLAPAPPAAPRSDALPPARLQHFGVRSPAAVELVDFYVGKLGFVLSDRVIDKNGDLTAAFLRTDAEHHSMAIFRAPQVRFDHFSCETAGWTELREWADHMASVGVDLAWGVGRHGPGNDTFLMVQDPEGNLAEVSSDLEVCGPERPTGVWEHRPQTLNQWGVAIMRS; from the coding sequence ATGGAAATTGGCGCTTCACTCGCAGGCATCGAGCTTCTCGTGGGCAACCCAGAGGCTGCCGCATCGTTTTATCGCACGACGTTCGGACTGGTGCCCGAGAAAGAGGGGCACGCGCTGGCCTGCTCGGCCCCCGGCCGTGCGTTGCGGTTCTCCAAGGGCCCCTCGGGCCAGTTGCGACGCGCATCCTTCCGGTTCGCAAGCGACAAGAGCTTCTCAGCGCACCGAACAGCGGTCATCGAGCGCGAAGTGGCTTTGTTGGAAGACGAGCCGGGCGCATTCACGGTGATGGATCCGGAGGGTCGTCAGATTCAGTTTCTTGCACCGGCGCCGCCAGCCGCGCCCCGGTCTGACGCGCTCCCGCCCGCGCGATTGCAGCACTTTGGCGTGAGATCGCCGGCGGCCGTGGAACTGGTCGATTTCTATGTCGGGAAGCTCGGGTTCGTGCTCTCCGATCGGGTCATCGATAAGAACGGCGACCTGACAGCTGCGTTTCTTCGAACGGACGCGGAGCACCATTCCATGGCGATCTTCCGTGCGCCGCAGGTGAGGTTTGATCACTTCTCCTGTGAAACAGCGGGCTGGACCGAACTGCGCGAATGGGCGGACCACATGGCTTCGGTTGGCGTGGATCTGGCCTGGGGCGTCGGCCGCCACGGTCCGGGGAACGACACGTTCCTGATGGTCCAGGATCCAGAGGGGAACTTGGCGGAGGTGTCCTCTGATCTTGAGGTGTGCGGGCCGGAACGCCCCACCGGGGTCTGGGAGCATCGGCCTCAGACCTTGAATCAATGGGGCGTGGCCATCATGCGCAGTTGA
- a CDS encoding IclR family transcriptional regulator: MAKTTNVLAVLRLFSERQHVVRPQEIASMLDISAATAYRYVAELEQAGLIESVSRGRYVLGPAIVELDRQIRVNDPLIAAASEVMSALSERSGGTCILARLHGLKVVCVAQVRGRNGPGAVSYERGRAMPLYRGATSTVILAHLEQARLRELAEGDQEALASAGLPTEVDALIEHLRAIRTRGVAESAGAVDSDAIAWGAPIFHGRRLLGSLSVVLARSATEKASANMTDLVRRAALRIQGRLEAHEERSQSGSEGITPRGAL; the protein is encoded by the coding sequence ATGGCCAAGACAACGAACGTGCTGGCGGTGCTTCGCTTGTTCTCAGAGCGCCAGCACGTCGTGAGACCGCAGGAGATCGCCTCCATGCTCGATATCTCCGCTGCGACAGCCTATCGGTATGTTGCAGAGTTGGAGCAGGCCGGGCTCATTGAGAGTGTGTCCCGCGGCAGATATGTGCTGGGGCCCGCCATCGTGGAGCTTGATCGTCAGATTCGAGTCAATGACCCCCTCATCGCGGCGGCCAGTGAGGTCATGAGCGCGTTATCGGAGCGGTCCGGTGGAACCTGCATCCTGGCTCGATTGCACGGTCTGAAGGTGGTCTGTGTGGCCCAGGTGCGAGGGCGAAATGGACCGGGGGCCGTGAGCTATGAGCGGGGAAGGGCGATGCCGTTGTATCGAGGGGCGACGTCAACGGTGATATTGGCTCACCTGGAGCAAGCCAGGCTTCGGGAGTTGGCGGAAGGCGACCAGGAGGCGCTCGCATCAGCAGGACTCCCTACAGAAGTCGACGCACTGATTGAGCACCTGAGGGCCATCCGCACACGGGGCGTTGCGGAATCCGCGGGCGCGGTCGATAGCGATGCGATCGCCTGGGGGGCACCGATCTTCCATGGTCGGCGTTTGCTGGGCAGCCTGAGTGTCGTCCTTGCTCGATCCGCCACTGAAAAGGCGTCAGCAAACATGACAGACCTCGTGCGCCGAGCCGCCCTGCGCATTCAAGGTCGGCTGGAAGCGCACGAAGAACGTTCTCAGAGCGGATCAGAAGGGATAACGCCGAGGGGTGCGCTGTAG
- a CDS encoding aldehyde dehydrogenase family protein, with amino-acid sequence MTSAVSTPHKATDFSGQYIDGIWRAGRSGRCQADRNPYDGSVLADITLANRQDLDEAYRAAEAAQSAWARTLPSERSEVFLRAIQVMDARKEEIVSWLIRESGSTRLKASMEWSAVRGGMFEASTLPPRACGRIQPIDIEGRESRTYRVPLGVVGVISPWNWPMHLSNRSIAPALALGNAVVVKPSDETPVSGGLLLASIYEEAGLPPGLLNVVNGDVAEVGDEFTLHPIPKFISFTGSTKVGRRIGELAMRATALKRVGLELGGNAPLVVLDDADVDQAVRAAVFGRFLHQGQICMSTNRIVVDASVYDDFTERFIAHVRTLKHGDPNLPETAVGPIINRRQLDGMLAHIDAARSAGARHVVGGDPEGLVLPPQVFIDVDNQSALAQSELFGPIALIVKAKDEADALRMANQTDVGLSSAVFTRDEGRGLRFSLQIEAGMTHINDITVNDSPNIMFGGEKNSGIGRFNGDWIVAEFTREHLVTLQRTPRRYPF; translated from the coding sequence ATGACCAGCGCAGTGTCTACCCCCCACAAGGCGACAGATTTCTCGGGCCAGTACATCGATGGCATCTGGCGGGCAGGACGATCCGGTCGGTGCCAGGCCGACCGAAATCCCTACGACGGCAGCGTTCTGGCCGACATCACCCTCGCCAACCGACAGGATCTGGACGAGGCCTATCGAGCGGCCGAGGCGGCTCAGAGCGCCTGGGCCCGGACGCTTCCTTCCGAACGGAGCGAGGTCTTCTTGCGCGCGATTCAGGTTATGGATGCCCGCAAGGAAGAAATCGTGAGCTGGCTGATTCGAGAGTCTGGCAGTACACGGCTCAAGGCGTCCATGGAGTGGAGCGCGGTACGCGGCGGCATGTTCGAGGCATCCACACTGCCGCCCCGGGCCTGTGGACGCATTCAACCCATCGATATCGAGGGCAGGGAGAGCCGCACCTATCGGGTTCCACTGGGTGTCGTCGGGGTGATCAGCCCCTGGAACTGGCCGATGCATCTCTCCAATCGATCCATCGCACCGGCATTGGCGCTCGGTAATGCGGTGGTGGTGAAGCCATCGGATGAAACGCCGGTGTCTGGCGGGCTCCTGCTGGCCAGCATCTACGAAGAGGCCGGTTTGCCACCGGGCTTGCTGAATGTCGTGAATGGCGATGTGGCTGAGGTCGGGGACGAGTTCACGCTGCACCCCATCCCCAAATTCATCTCGTTCACCGGTTCAACCAAGGTGGGGCGCCGCATCGGTGAGCTGGCCATGCGGGCAACTGCACTCAAACGCGTCGGCCTGGAACTCGGCGGCAATGCACCACTGGTCGTGCTGGATGATGCGGATGTGGATCAAGCGGTGCGAGCGGCGGTCTTCGGGCGCTTCCTGCATCAGGGACAGATTTGCATGAGCACGAATCGCATCGTGGTCGATGCCAGCGTTTATGACGACTTCACCGAGCGCTTCATCGCCCACGTGAGAACGCTGAAGCATGGCGACCCGAATCTGCCGGAGACAGCCGTAGGGCCGATCATCAACCGTCGCCAACTGGACGGCATGCTGGCGCATATTGACGCCGCTCGATCCGCAGGGGCGCGCCATGTCGTCGGAGGGGATCCTGAAGGCTTGGTCCTGCCACCTCAGGTGTTCATTGATGTCGACAACCAATCAGCCCTGGCCCAATCGGAGCTGTTTGGTCCGATCGCATTGATCGTCAAAGCCAAAGACGAAGCCGATGCCTTGCGCATGGCCAATCAGACCGACGTCGGTCTTTCAAGTGCTGTCTTCACCCGAGACGAAGGGCGCGGTCTTCGCTTCTCCCTTCAGATTGAAGCTGGCATGACGCACATCAACGACATCACCGTGAACGACAGCCCCAACATCATGTTTGGTGGCGAGAAGAACAGCGGCATCGGTCGATTCAATGGGGACTGGATCGTCGCGGAGTTCACCCGAGAGCATCTGGTGACCCTACAGCGCACCCCTCGGCGTTATCCCTTCTGA
- a CDS encoding helix-turn-helix domain-containing protein has protein sequence MPSRCSPSISKSFDVISDWTEAISTHVGRISPALRRSEWIGCESLDAAPFSGFIETSSLGGSVLSRLMSSPNRLRRTPPSGTDDPSRPWMLCLQRQGISHFRQSGIGGTLHPGDWCVLDTRVSFEWWSPGKSEQLVLLPSLAADHDLHHKIEQGVGRRFDGRSGVARIVCTMVNEAINQVAWMDDQRRGVVAEALSALAWQAMEEQMQSPLPQVLRDAQSARVKAYIEERLPDADLSVESIARGCGLSMRSLQRIFADDPEGPVSAFIWRRRVERCAVSLRDSKNAGRSITDIAMSWGFANSSHFSRLFRETFGLTPRVFRAAH, from the coding sequence ATGCCGAGCCGATGCAGTCCGTCCATATCGAAGTCCTTCGATGTCATCAGCGACTGGACTGAGGCCATCAGCACCCATGTGGGCCGTATTTCGCCTGCACTGCGCCGATCGGAGTGGATCGGCTGCGAGTCGCTGGACGCCGCACCTTTCAGTGGGTTCATCGAAACCAGCAGCTTGGGCGGCTCCGTGTTGAGCCGGCTGATGTCGAGCCCGAACCGCCTCAGAAGAACACCGCCAAGTGGCACGGACGACCCCAGTCGCCCCTGGATGCTGTGCCTGCAAAGGCAGGGCATCAGTCACTTCCGTCAAAGTGGCATCGGAGGAACCCTCCATCCCGGTGACTGGTGTGTGTTGGACACCAGAGTGTCCTTCGAATGGTGGAGCCCCGGCAAGTCGGAGCAACTGGTTCTATTGCCGTCGCTGGCGGCGGATCACGACTTGCACCACAAGATTGAGCAGGGTGTCGGCCGGCGGTTCGACGGTCGGTCCGGTGTTGCGCGCATCGTCTGCACGATGGTCAACGAGGCCATCAACCAGGTCGCCTGGATGGACGATCAGCGTCGCGGTGTAGTGGCCGAGGCCTTGTCGGCGCTCGCCTGGCAGGCGATGGAGGAGCAGATGCAGTCCCCCTTGCCGCAGGTCCTTCGGGATGCACAGTCGGCGCGCGTGAAGGCGTATATCGAGGAGAGATTGCCGGATGCTGATCTCTCAGTGGAAAGCATCGCTCGCGGCTGCGGGCTGTCGATGCGAAGTCTCCAGCGAATCTTTGCCGATGACCCCGAAGGCCCGGTGTCGGCGTTCATCTGGCGTCGGAGAGTTGAGCGTTGTGCAGTGAGCCTGCGGGACAGCAAGAACGCAGGCCGCTCCATCACCGACATTGCCATGTCGTGGGGATTCGCCAATTCCTCACATTTCAGCCGTTTGTTCCGTGAGACCTTCGGCTTGACCCCTCGGGTGTTCCGTGCGGCGCACTGA